In Shinella sp. XGS7, a single genomic region encodes these proteins:
- a CDS encoding efflux RND transporter periplasmic adaptor subunit, with protein sequence MSERRGLPALRQDLSLHPGPADAGGAPTWILHDPAAHRFYEISWPAFELISRWPLGSAEAVLEAVARETTLRPTLQELEGLLNFLAQHHLLRPHSAEHSARLARAARAGRSSHAMWLLKHYLFFRVPLLRPERLLQAMTPYTQWLFRPGFWWVLAGTALLGLFLVSRRWDEFTHTFSAYSTLAGLLGLGLSLSLAKLLHEFGHAITAYRYGCRVPTMGVAFLVMWPVLYTDTNEAWKLTRRDQRLRIAAAGMLAELALAACATLAWSFLPEGPLRAGAFMLATSSWLITLGINASPFMRFDGYFLLADALNMPNLHERAFAQGRWWLRERLYGFGDPVPEPLAPARQRILIAFAFATWLYRLVLFFGIALLVYHLFFKALGLLLMAVELVWFIGLPIWRELRLWWQRRREIGWNASTRRSTALLATLLLFLALPWRSGILAPALLSHRENQALYAVETAQQQGPAVAEGARVSEGQVLMRLTSPELEQRLRLAQHQAALLRWQVEQQPLDQGLQQEGRALHRRWQAAEEEVAGLRRQREQLELRAPFAGTVVAAHPMLADQAWFTRGEKLFQIIGSLDSLKVEAFLSEDQLASLRQSPASSSRFVADLPEFGSLHCGAPQLEAVNLRSLPQPSLASVYGGPINSVRQGTELRPLAATYRARIMSCDARPLSQEQAGHVWLQAETRSLLAQGWQRLLTLWRRESGL encoded by the coding sequence GTGAGCGAGCGTCGAGGGCTGCCCGCCCTGCGTCAGGACCTGAGTCTGCATCCCGGTCCGGCCGACGCCGGCGGCGCGCCGACCTGGATCCTGCATGACCCGGCCGCGCACCGCTTCTACGAAATCTCCTGGCCCGCTTTTGAGCTGATCTCGCGCTGGCCCCTGGGCTCGGCCGAGGCGGTGCTGGAGGCCGTGGCGCGCGAGACCACGCTGCGCCCCACTCTCCAGGAGCTGGAGGGCCTGCTGAATTTCCTGGCCCAGCATCATCTGCTGCGGCCTCACAGCGCCGAGCACAGCGCCCGGCTCGCCCGCGCGGCCCGGGCCGGCCGCAGCAGCCACGCCATGTGGCTGCTCAAGCACTATCTCTTTTTCCGCGTGCCCCTGCTGCGGCCAGAGCGCCTGCTGCAAGCGATGACGCCCTACACACAGTGGCTGTTCCGGCCTGGGTTCTGGTGGGTACTGGCGGGCACGGCCCTGCTCGGCCTCTTCCTGGTATCGCGGCGCTGGGACGAGTTCACCCACACCTTCTCCGCCTACAGCACGCTGGCCGGCCTGCTGGGACTGGGGCTGTCACTGAGCCTGGCCAAGCTGCTGCACGAGTTCGGACATGCCATCACCGCCTATCGCTATGGCTGCCGCGTCCCCACCATGGGCGTGGCCTTCCTGGTGATGTGGCCGGTGCTCTATACCGACACCAACGAGGCCTGGAAGCTCACCCGCCGGGACCAGCGCCTGCGCATCGCCGCCGCCGGCATGCTGGCGGAACTGGCCCTGGCCGCCTGTGCCACCCTGGCCTGGAGCTTCCTGCCCGAGGGGCCGCTGCGCGCCGGTGCTTTCATGCTGGCCACCAGCAGCTGGCTCATCACCCTGGGCATCAATGCCAGCCCCTTCATGCGTTTCGACGGCTACTTCCTGCTGGCGGATGCGCTGAACATGCCCAATCTCCATGAGCGGGCCTTTGCGCAAGGGCGCTGGTGGCTGCGCGAGAGGCTCTACGGCTTCGGCGACCCCGTGCCGGAGCCGCTCGCGCCGGCACGCCAGCGCATTCTCATCGCCTTCGCCTTTGCCACCTGGCTCTACCGGCTGGTGCTTTTCTTCGGCATTGCGCTGCTGGTCTACCACCTGTTCTTCAAGGCCCTGGGCCTGCTGCTGATGGCGGTGGAGCTGGTCTGGTTCATCGGCCTGCCCATCTGGCGCGAGCTGCGCCTGTGGTGGCAGCGGCGCCGCGAGATCGGCTGGAATGCCAGCACCCGCCGCAGCACGGCCCTGCTGGCCACCCTGCTGCTCTTCCTCGCCCTGCCCTGGCGCAGCGGGATTCTGGCGCCGGCCCTGCTCAGCCACCGGGAGAACCAGGCCCTGTATGCCGTGGAAACCGCCCAGCAGCAGGGGCCTGCGGTGGCCGAGGGTGCCAGGGTCAGCGAGGGGCAGGTCCTGATGCGCCTGACATCACCGGAGCTGGAGCAGCGCCTGCGCCTGGCCCAGCATCAGGCCGCGCTGCTGCGCTGGCAGGTGGAACAGCAGCCGCTGGACCAGGGCCTGCAGCAGGAAGGCCGGGCCTTGCACCGACGCTGGCAGGCCGCCGAGGAAGAGGTCGCAGGGCTGCGGCGCCAGCGCGAGCAGCTGGAGCTGCGCGCGCCCTTTGCCGGCACCGTGGTGGCCGCCCACCCCATGCTGGCCGACCAGGCCTGGTTCACCCGGGGCGAGAAGCTGTTCCAGATCATCGGCAGCCTCGACAGCCTCAAGGTGGAAGCCTTCCTCAGCGAGGATCAGCTGGCCTCGCTGCGCCAGAGCCCGGCCAGCAGTTCCCGCTTCGTGGCCGATCTGCCCGAGTTCGGCAGCCTGCACTGCGGCGCGCCACAGCTCGAGGCGGTGAACCTGCGCAGCCTGCCCCAGCCCTCTCTGGCCAGCGTCTACGGCGGCCCCATCAACAGCGTGCGGCAGGGCACCGAGTTGCGCCCCCTGGCCGCCACCTACCGCGCGCGCATCATGAGCTGCGACGCCCGCCCCCTGAGCCAGGAGCAGGCGGGCCATGTGTGGCTGCAGGCAGAGACCCGCAGCTTGCTGGCACAGGGCTGGCAGCGCCTCCTGACGCTGTGGCGCCGGGAAAGCGGGCTGTAA
- a CDS encoding efflux RND transporter periplasmic adaptor subunit — translation MSVVDPAVQALMGLLQQAKRAREAPDLEGLGFVIVNETLNLLPYRQAALWSAAGLGSVTAVSGLPQVDPNAPYLQWLNRLCRALAAQPGITPLDAASAPADSRAEWADWLPAHALWLPLQARQEGLEGGLLLAREQPFSEHERALLGELGGSYGHALAAFRPREHALSRLTSLLRPGRAQRRGLLALLLLSLVPVRLSVLAPAEVSPRQPFLVRAPLDGVIGRFHVQPEQAVEAGSPLFDLDTAALQTRRAVAQRAHDTAQEEYRQSAQLAVTDDKGRLKLGLARGELDQRALELAYLSQQLERVQVKAERAGVAVFGDVNDWQGKAVTVGEKVLLLADPAQVELLARMPAAEQIQLEIGQTLTLYPDASPTDAYEARIVSISYSAEATDQGVLAYRVRAEFLPDRPLPRLGLRGTARLSGRWVPFAYYALRRPIASLRQWVGW, via the coding sequence GTGAGCGTCGTCGATCCCGCCGTCCAGGCCCTGATGGGCCTGCTGCAGCAGGCCAAGCGCGCCCGCGAGGCGCCCGATCTGGAGGGCCTGGGTTTCGTCATCGTCAACGAGACCCTGAACCTCCTGCCCTACCGGCAGGCCGCGTTGTGGAGCGCCGCCGGCCTGGGTTCGGTCACGGCGGTTTCGGGCCTGCCCCAGGTCGATCCCAACGCGCCCTATCTGCAGTGGCTGAACCGGCTCTGCCGGGCCCTCGCCGCCCAGCCGGGCATCACCCCGCTGGACGCGGCCAGCGCCCCGGCCGACAGCCGGGCCGAGTGGGCCGACTGGCTGCCGGCCCATGCCTTGTGGCTGCCGCTGCAGGCCCGCCAGGAGGGGCTGGAGGGCGGCTTGCTGCTCGCGCGCGAGCAGCCCTTCAGCGAACATGAACGCGCCCTGCTCGGCGAGCTGGGCGGCAGCTACGGCCACGCGCTCGCGGCCTTCCGGCCGCGCGAGCATGCGCTGTCCCGACTCACATCCCTGCTCAGGCCCGGCCGCGCGCAGCGCCGCGGGCTGCTGGCCCTGCTGCTGCTCAGCTTGGTGCCGGTGCGCCTGAGCGTGCTGGCGCCAGCGGAGGTCAGCCCGCGCCAGCCCTTCCTGGTACGGGCGCCGCTGGACGGGGTCATCGGCCGCTTCCATGTGCAGCCGGAACAGGCCGTGGAAGCCGGCAGCCCGCTCTTCGATCTGGACACCGCGGCGCTGCAGACCCGCCGCGCCGTGGCCCAGCGTGCCCACGACACGGCGCAGGAGGAGTACCGCCAGTCGGCCCAGCTCGCGGTGACCGACGACAAGGGGCGCCTCAAGCTGGGCCTGGCGCGCGGTGAACTGGACCAGCGCGCGCTGGAGCTGGCCTATCTGTCTCAGCAACTGGAGCGGGTGCAGGTCAAGGCCGAGCGTGCCGGCGTGGCGGTCTTCGGCGATGTGAACGACTGGCAGGGCAAGGCCGTGACCGTGGGCGAGAAGGTGCTGCTGCTGGCCGATCCCGCCCAGGTGGAGCTGCTGGCCCGCATGCCCGCCGCCGAGCAGATCCAGCTGGAGATCGGCCAGACCCTGACCCTCTACCCCGACGCCAGCCCCACGGACGCCTATGAGGCCCGCATCGTCAGCATCTCCTACAGCGCCGAAGCCACGGACCAGGGCGTGCTGGCCTACCGGGTGCGTGCCGAGTTCCTCCCGGACCGCCCCCTGCCCCGTCTGGGCCTGCGCGGCACGGCCAGGCTCTCGGGCCGCTGGGTGCCCTTCGCCTACTACGCTTTGCGACGCCCCATCGCAAGCCTGCGCCAGTGGGTGGGCTGGTGA
- a CDS encoding efflux RND transporter periplasmic adaptor subunit has product MTLRPKTLPLPLTLHLLLALGSGLSAAQTPAGNSKNFAEPDRDGRIRTQLSARETAVVAGELSAKIARLPLKEGDSFKAGQTLVAFDCSLFEAQLHKAEASNEAARKTLAVNQRLAELNSASRLEVEQAEARVKESAAEAAYMRATVSKCVIAAPFAGRVAKRLAASSEFATPGRPLLEIVDGGPPELQLIVPSRWLAKLKPGSSFTVNVDELGQSFPAKVIRLGARIDPVSQSVSITGQISGNHPGLQPGMSGWASFPGPQ; this is encoded by the coding sequence ATGACCCTGCGTCCCAAGACCCTGCCCCTGCCCCTGACCCTGCATCTGCTGCTGGCCCTGGGCAGCGGCCTGAGCGCCGCCCAGACTCCGGCCGGCAACAGCAAGAACTTTGCCGAACCCGACCGCGACGGCCGCATCCGCACCCAGCTGAGTGCACGCGAAACCGCCGTGGTGGCCGGCGAGCTGAGCGCCAAGATCGCGCGCCTGCCCCTCAAGGAAGGCGACAGTTTCAAGGCCGGCCAGACCCTGGTGGCCTTTGACTGCTCGCTGTTCGAGGCGCAGCTGCACAAGGCCGAAGCCAGCAACGAGGCGGCCCGCAAGACCCTGGCCGTGAACCAGCGCCTGGCCGAGCTCAACTCGGCCAGCCGGCTGGAGGTGGAGCAGGCCGAGGCCCGCGTCAAGGAAAGTGCGGCCGAGGCCGCCTATATGCGCGCCACCGTCAGCAAGTGCGTGATCGCCGCGCCCTTCGCGGGCCGGGTGGCCAAGCGCCTGGCCGCCAGCTCCGAGTTCGCCACGCCGGGCCGCCCCCTGCTCGAGATCGTGGATGGCGGACCGCCCGAGCTGCAGCTGATCGTCCCCTCGCGCTGGCTGGCAAAGCTCAAGCCGGGCAGCAGCTTCACCGTGAACGTGGACGAGCTTGGCCAGAGCTTTCCGGCCAAGGTCATACGCCTGGGTGCGCGCATCGATCCGGTGAGCCAGTCCGTCTCCATCACCGGGCAGATCAGCGGCAACCATCCCGGCCTGCAGCCCGGCATGAGCGGCTGGGCGAGCTTCCCCGGTCCCCAGTGA